The nucleotide window tgtgtgcgtgcgcgtgtatgtgtgtgcgcgtgtgtgtgtgagcagagccccagtgatggtgtgtgtgtgcaggctgatCCTGCTAGCGGCCGTGGTTCTGCTGCTGGGAGTGGAGCTGTCTCGGGCTCAGCACTGGTCCCACGGGTGGTACCCGGGCGGGAAAAGAGATGTGGACACCTTCAACTCAGCCCAGGTGGGTCCCCTGGGTCTGGCCACTACAACACCAGCCagcaatgataataataataataataataataatacattgtaTTTAAAAGTGTGTTTCATGACACCAAAGGTCATTTCATATATATCACAGTGAGTATGCTAAGTAATGCCGAAAGAGATGGGTTTTTACATGTGTATGCAATGACCACAttcaaacaacaacaacttgcaATCTATATAAGGCTTTACCAAGACACCCGATGTGCGTTACAGTGAAGGCGGGAACtgcaccaccaatgtgtagcacccacgtGGGTGATGCATGGCATGGCAGCCATTAAgcgggtcacacacacacatacacacacacacacacacataatacttTAGAACTTCAACAAAATAGTTATATAAATACATGCACCTaaacatatactcacacattacagtacatatgcatacatacatatatacatttgTTATGACTCAACAATGCCCCATATCtacataaatattttatttgggCCTGAACATGGTGGATGGTGAGTAATTGTTTTATAATCCTCACAAACAGTAACAAAGCCTTGGCAGCCAACACCCTTTGTAGCCAGCAGCTGGCCCGTTGGTACCCTGCTTCTGCTGAACGGTTCGGTTGAAGCTAATCAGGTGTGGCCTGGGTCAGTACCTGGATGGGGGACTGTCTGGGGAAACCAAGTGGCTGCTGGAGGTGGTATTGGTGGGACCAGTAGGGGGCAGTCTTCCCTCTAGTTTAAGAGtaatcccaatgccccagtggtCACACTGAGAGATCCTGTCCTTTGGGTGAGCATTTGCTGATCTCCTGCCTAAACTCCATCTGGCTACCTGATCAtccagtctttgggtcgaactgcgcgtgcgcaaggcttcacgacaccaatcttgctccagcagcgagatcacaacacatgattggcacgatgtcttcacaacacaccatatgattggctcaatgtattcacgtcgacgttttgccgaggaaggggtgggatatgtgtagacaacggccatattggcgtgacaaactagcagaggtggaaagtaacgaaatacatttactcacgttactgtattgagtagtttttctgtgtattttgtattttttaagtagtttataaaatcggtattttaaattttacttgattacattttgagcgaagtattgtacttcgctacatcaaaaatcccatccgttacttgagtaaacaaaaaaagttaagactaacgaaaacagaaagggagagaaaagtaatcccgccctaaaccactagcctagtgataatgatcagcatgtagcctacaacaggacatgaatcaagctggcgccatgcagtctttctgaaagtgatgggagatggagctggagctggatcacaaatgtgtagcctaacctatgaaagtgtattttccgctatttcaatgggttgtctcagttcgttttagcactaatgatagcggagatattcaagcaaacaccatgggatttcgtgttctgacgtttgtgctcacctttctttggaaagaagtttattagcagttgtttcccctcgttttgatgtctctctttttaataacctgacttggcttggagaaaaacattgcaccagcagcacaacaattagcggtccactactagcgatgctcaactaaataaacaaaagatagactaccttatgaatgtgaaggcggactaaaccatttagctctttagcaagggagagtgagagtgaccttagacagttttcactgttttgtatacaaaatccagtcagtcaaactttacatttcgtctgacattcattttgacatttaattttgaagttaaaatattcaggtaaaataaatatatggtggacatatagtcatatatattttcagtaattaacttaaacttccagtgagtctattcgaaattttcaccacacattatattaacacacatataaaaaatccaaaacataagagttatgtgtattaaagtggaatgacacaggaaaaaagtattgaacgtgcctactgaaatttcttcaatactttgtagAAAAGCCTttagacagcttcaagacatttcctgtatgacaaaaggtattagtcacagtatcaggtgtgattttggtccattgttctaaacagattccaggggtccctcttgtgaatcctgatatttagttacttccagaactgtttaattgaatttaattgaattggctgccttcaagtctttctggagctttctccgagtggtccttggctcttggaattgactatccttctgactccctggtcagaaatattgcgtggccggttgatgatgcagtgatgtttcttccacttgcagataatggccccatgctgcttactgaagattctgaagttttgaaatgcatctgtaaccagtttcattgatatgttttgcaacaataaggttgcaaaggtcttgggagagctttttgcttttatccatcatgaaatgtttcttgtgtgacaccttggtaatgaaaaacctttttatagcccatcaatatgtaggctactaaccaagcttatattaatttgcacagatagaaaggataactactctaactacttacagattccagctcgttccttccctttccttgccttaatgctttttcttagcttgttcaatactttttccctgtgttattccacttcattacacatgactacttatggagttgtttttatgtgtggattacctgaattattaatgcctggtgaaaatgttgtgccccctgtattccacttttcaagggccctctcctccattggggccctatacttcccactctcCCCCCTAGTTCGACacccctttaatctgctgaaccttctgctcatttccaaatataaaaaaactctctgcaactcaacattagcctgcctgcctcagctgcctgtgaggggcttttcagttgtgctggattactgttcattGCAAAGCGacgcaaggatgagtgcaactaactttgaaaatcaactactgctcaaacttaaaggagaactccggtgatttttcacatagatctccatttctcaacgtcaccgagtactgtcggtatgaacaaaactgaaacaatcggttttacctagctcgagttgctgcagctacagcgctacacactaggagcatgaacatggctgccttagctgctggctgcagcaactcgagctaggaccaaagtccttttcaggcaagtacctccactccactcggcggccatattgcaaaactttttgggcacttatc belongs to Alosa alosa isolate M-15738 ecotype Scorff River chromosome 23, AALO_Geno_1.1, whole genome shotgun sequence and includes:
- the gnrh2 gene encoding progonadoliberin-2 isoform X1, which gives rise to MVCVCRLILLAAVVLLLGVELSRAQHWSHGWYPGGKRDVDTFNSAQISEEIKLCEAGECSYLRPQRRNILKSFLLDALAREFQRRK